A genomic window from Brassica oleracea var. oleracea cultivar TO1000 chromosome C8, BOL, whole genome shotgun sequence includes:
- the LOC106312089 gene encoding nucleolar GTP-binding protein 1-like, translated as MVQYNFKKITVVPNGKDFIDIILSRTQRQTPTVVHKGYKINRLRQFYMRKVKYTQTNFHEKLSTIIEEFPRLDQIHPFYGDLLHVLYNKDHYKLALGQVNTARNLISKIAKDYVKLLKYGDSLYRCKCLKVAALGRMCTVLKRITPSLAYLEQIRQHMARLPSIDPNTRTVLICGYPNVGKSSFMNKVTRADVDVQPYAFTTKSLFVGHTDYKYLRYQVIDTPGILDRPFEDRNIIEMCSITALAHLRAAVLFFLDISGSCGYTIAQQAALFHSIKSLFMNKPLVIVCNKTDLMPMENISEHDKKLIDEMKAEAMKTAMGASEEAVLLKMSTLTEEGVMSVKNAACERLLDQRVEAKMKSKKINDHLNRFHVAIPKPRDNVERPHSIPQVVLEAKAKEAAEKEKRKTEKDLEEENGGAGVYSASLRKHYILEHDEWKEDIIPEILDGHNVADFLDPDILLRLEELEREEAIRQANGEEEDFEMDGEELTEEQKEQLAKIRNKKAVLIREHRLKKTVAQNRSTVPRKFDKDNKYTTKRMGRELSSLGLDPSAAVDRARSKSRGRKRDRSEDAMDVDDEQEGNKKMRVRSKSRSMSISRSQSRPPAHEVVPGDGFKDSTQKKAALKISNSSHKKRDKNARRGEADRVIPTLRPKHLFSGKRGKGKTDRR; from the coding sequence ATGGTGCAATACAATTTCAAGAAGATCACAGTTGTTCCCAATGGGAAGGACTTCATCGACATCATCCTCTCACGCACCCAGCGCCAGACTCCCACCGTTGTCCACAAGGGCTACAAAATCAACCGCCTCCGCCAATTCTACATGCGCAAAGTCAAGTACACACAGACCAACTTCCACGAGAAGCTCTCCACCATCATCGAAGAGTTCCCTCGCCTCGACCAGATCCACCCTTTCTACGGAGACCTCCTCCACGTCCTCTACAACAAGGATCACTACAAGCTCGCTCTTGGCCAAGTCAACACCGCTAGAAACTTGATCAGCAAGATTGCTAAAGACTACGTGAAGCTCCTCAAGTACGGTGACTCCTTGTACCGTTGCAAGTGTCTGAAAGTCGCTGCTCTTGGTCGTATGTGCACTGTGTTGAAGAGGATCACTCCTAGTTTGGCGTACTTGGAGCAGATCAGGCAGCACATGGCGAGGCTTCCTTCGATTGACCCCAACACTAGGACGGTCTTGATCTGTGGGTATCCTAATGTGGGGAAGAGTTCTTTTATGAACAAAGTGACTAGAGCTGATGTTGATGTGCAGCCTTACGCCTTCACCACTAAGTCGTTGTTTGTTGGTCATACTGATTATAAGTACTTGAGGTATCAGGTGATTGACACTCCCGGGATCTTGGACAGGCCATTTGAGGATCGGAACATTATTGAGATGTGTAGTATCACTGCCTTGGCGCATCTTAGAGCTGCTGTGTTGTTCTTTCTTGACATCTCAGGGTCGTGCGGTTACACTATTGCTCAGCAGGCGGCGCTTTTCCATAGTATAAAGTCTCTGTTCATGAACAAGCCGTTGGTGATTGTCTGCAACAAGACTGATCTGATGCCAATGGAGAATATTTCTGAACATGATAAGAAGCTTATTGACGAGATGAAAGCTGAAGCGATGAAGACTGCTATGGGAGCGAGCGAGGAAGCTGTGCTGTTGAAGATGAGCACTCTTACTGAAGAGGGAGTGATGTCTGTGAAGAATGCTGCGTGTGAGAGGCTGTTGGATCAGAGGGTTGAGGCCAAGATGAAGTCCAAGAAGATCAACGACCACTTGAACAGGTTCCACGTGGCGATCCCCAAGCCTCGCGATAACGTGGAGAGACCACATAGCATACCTCAGGTGGTTCTGGAGGCTAAGGCTAAAGAAGCTGCTGAGAAGGAGAAGCGGAAGACTGAGAAGGATCTTGAAGAGGAGAACGGAGGAGCTGGAGTGTACTCCGCTAGCTTGAGGAAGCATTACATCTTGGAGCACGATGAGTGGAAGGAGGACATAATCCCTGAGATCCTCGACGGTCACAACGTCGCTGACTTCCTTGATCCGGACATTCTGCTGAGGCTCGAGGAGCTGGAGCGGGAGGAAGCCATCAGACAAGCTAACGGCGAGGAGGAAGATTTTGAAATGGATGGCGAGGAGCTTACCGAGGAGCAGAAGGAGCAGCTTGCTAAGATTAGGAACAAGAAAGCTGTGCTTATCCGAGAGCATAGGCTCAAGAAGACGGTTGCACAGAACAGATCAACAGTCCCAAGGAAGTTTGATAAAGACAACAAGTACACGACCAAGAGAATGGGGAGAGAGCTGTCTTCTCTGGGGCTTGATCCGTCTGCTGCGGTGGACCGCGCGAGGAGCAAGTCGAGAGGGAGGAAGAGGGACCGGTCGGAAGATGCGATGGATGTGGATGATGAGCAAGAGGGGAACAAGAAGATGCGCGTGAGGTCGAAGTCGAGGTCTATGTCGATATCGAGGTCACAGTCTAGGCCGCCTGCTCATGAGGTTGTGCCTGGCGATGGGTTTAAAGACTCTACTCAGAAGAAGGCGGCGCTCAAGATTAGCAACAGCTCTCACAAGAAGAGAGACAAGAATGCGAGACGCGGTGAGGCTGATAGAGTTATACCGACTCTGAGGCCGAAACATTTGTTCTCGGGGAAGAGAGGGAAAGGAAAAACAGACAGGCGTTGA
- the LOC106307509 gene encoding 3-ketoacyl-CoA thiolase 1, peroxisomal encodes MEKAIERQRVLLHHLRPPPPSSSQASSLSVSACLAGDSAAYQRTSLYGDDVVIVAAQRTALCKAKRGSFKDTYPDELLAPVLRAVIEKTKLNPSEVGDIVVGTVLGSGSQKATEFRMAAFYAGFPETVPIRTVNRQCSSGLQAVADVAAAIKAGFYDIGIGAGLESMTTSPRGWKGSVNPKVKKFEQAQSCLLPMGITSENVAHRFGVSREEQDQAAVDSHRKAASATASGKFKDEITPVNTRIVDPKTCDEKPITVSVDDGIRPSTTLSGLAKLKPVFKQDGSTTAGNSSQISDGAGAVLLMKRSVAMQKGLPILGVFRTFAAVGVDPAVMGVGPAAAIPAAVKAAGLELDDIDLFEINEAFASQFVYCRNKLGLDPEKINVNGGAIAIGHPLGATGARCVATLLHEMKRRGKDCRFGVVSMCIGSGMGAAGVFERGDGVDELSNVRKVE; translated from the exons ATGGAGAAGGCGATCGAGAGACAAAGAGTACTGCTTCACCATCTGCGACCTCCTCCTCCGTCTTCTTCCCAGGCTTCTTCTCTCTCT GTCTCAGCTTGCTTAGCGGGAGACAGTGCTGCGTATCAGAGGACCTCTCTGTATGGAGATGATGTTGTCATCGTCGC GGCACAAAGGACAGCACTTTGCAAGGCAAAACGTGGAAGCTTCAAGGATACATATCCAGACGAGCTACTTGCACCTGTGCTGAGA GCGGTGATAGAGAAGACGAAGTTGAACCCAAGTGAAGTTGGTGACATTGTAGTTGGTACTGTTTTGGGATCAGGATCTCAGAAAGCCACTGAGTTCAGGATGGCTGCTTTCTATGCTGGCTTCCCCG AAACTGTTCCTATTAGAACTGTGAACAGACAGTGTTCATCCGGGCTTCAGGCTGTTGCTGACGTTGCTGCCGCCATCAAAGCAGGGTTCTATGACATTG GTATTGGAGCTGGGCTTGAGTCCATGACAACTAGTCCAAGGGGATGGAAAGGATCAGTCAACCCAAAG GTGAAGAAGTTTGAACAAGCACAAAGTTGCCTTCTTCCAATGGGTATTACTTCAGAGAATGTAGCCCACCGGTTTGGTGTCTCAAGGGAGGAGCAGGATCAAGCTGCT GTTGATTCTCACAGAAAGGCCGCTTCTGCTACTGCTTCCGGTAAATTCAAGGATGAAATAACTCCAGTAAACACCAGG ATTGTTGACCCAAAGACATGTGATGAGAAGCCCATAACAGTTTCTGTGGACGATGGGATTCGACCTAGCACAACCCTTTCCGGCCTTGCAAAGCTTAAGCCTGTGTTTAAGCAAGACGGATCCACAACTGCTG GAAACTCTAGCCAAATAAGTGATGGTGCAGGAGCAGTTCTCCTCATGAAGAGGAGTGTCGCAATGCAGAAAGGGCTTCCCATTCTTGGTGTATTCAG GACATTTGCTGCAGTTGGTGTGGATCCAGCGGTTATGGGCGTTGGGCCAGCTGCTGCTATTCCTGCTGCAGTCAAGGCAGCTGGTTTAGAACTCGATGACATTGACTTGTTTGAGATCAATGAG GCATTTGCATCTCAGTTTGTTTATTGTCGGAACAAGCTGGGGCTAGACCCGGAGAAGATCAATGTCAATGGAGGGGCTATAGCCATTGGACATCCCTTAGGCGCTACAG GGGCCAGATGCGTTGCAACGCTGCTGCACGAGATGAAACGTCGTGGTAAAGACTGCCGTTTTGGAGTAGTGTCAATGTGCATAG GGTCGGGAATGGGAGCAGCCGGGGTGTTTGAGAGAGGAGACGGTGTGGATGAGCTCAGCAACGTCAGGAAAGTGGAATAA